Below is a window of Leptospira saintgironsiae DNA.
GTTTTACTGGGAATTTAATTTTAGGTGCAATCCAAGGACTTGCTCCTTCTACTGACTTTCCTTTTACAGCAGGAAATGCAGAAACATTCGGAGTATCTGCATTCTTCCCGGACGCTTCTTCTTTTGGAATAGGGATGCCAATCCTATTTGGATTTTTCTTTTACCAGATCCATAGCAGAAACTGGAGGATCTCTTCTAGAGTTCTATTAAGCTTCGCGGTCTTTATTGCCCTAGGGCTTGCAGGGAAATACCAAAGCACCGGCTATTGGCTTCTTATTATTTTCCAAACCGCTTTAGTCATAGTACTTAGTTACCAAAGAGGGTTCAGAAATCCGATCTGGAAGTATTCTTTTATTCCATTCGTGGTGCTCGGGACTGTCGCAGTATTAGTCGGAGTTTATTTTATAGGCGGAATGGACTGGGCCTTTACTCCTTGGCAATTGATCAGGGAAGATGCGTCTAACGCATGGACCAAGGGAAAAACATTCTCCAAAATGTTAGAAATATTCTGGAAGGACGGTTGGGTCCAGACATTATCCGCATGGAATTGGTTCAAAGAAGCCCCAGTATTTGGACAAGGATTTGGTGGATTTGCACTACACTGGATCGAATCAGGACCTAGAGGCGCTTATCCTCCAAACGGGACCCAGGACTTTGCCTTAACTTCTTTTGTGTTCCTTCTTTCAGAAGGTGGGATCTTATTCTTCCTTCTATTTTTTGTATGGGTGGGCTTGGAATCATTTACCAGAACTTCTTATTGGTTTCTGCCTCTTCTATTCTTTCCTGTTACATTTTATGAGCCTTGGACGAGCGGTGCTGGAATATTAGGTTTTCTTTTAATATGGCTTTTAAGCGCATCTGGACCTTCTACTCGAACCCTGCCTAAATGGTGGATGGTTCCCGCATTTAATCTGGTTTGTTTGCTCTTCGGTTTGGGACTAACTGCTAAGGCGTTCATCCGACAATCTTCTCAATTGCAAGGACCTGAATTCAGATACGAAGAAAGAAAAACTTACCAACTTTCTGCAAAGGCAAAATTCCAAGAGAAGGCAGGGGGAAGATATCATACATTCCGTTCCGGAACTTCTTGGATTTTGGGTGATAAGGGGAATATCAGCTTACGTATTGCTTTGGATGAAGCTCCTAAAGCAGGAAAGCCTGTGTATATTCGTTGGATCTTCTCTGATCAGAATGGTGTGGAATTACAATCCAGAAGTACTCCTTTGAATACTACTGTGAACCAAGTTGGTTTAGGGGTTCCTGCAGGAGCTAAAACATTAACCGCGAAGCTTATGAGGATTTCTTGGTACCAAGCTGGGCCGTCTGAGTTTTATATTGGAACAGATGATTTTGACGGACTCAATCGTATCCGTTAAAACTTAAATGTCTGTTTTAGTCGTATTTGATATAGATGGAACATTAACGGATACCGTTTCTTTACACAGAAAAGCTTTCCATGAAGTTTTGATCTCTTTCGGACTGCCTGGTTTAGGTTCCGAAATAAAAGAATATAAACACCATACAGATTCGAGTATATTCAAAGAAATTTATACATCTTTTAAAACAGATTGGGATGAAAAGGTTTCTAAAAAATTCGAAGAAGAGTTGGCCCAAAATATAAAAGAGAAATTTCAAAAAGGAATTTCGGAAATTTCGGGAGCAAAAGTTTTTTTAGAAAGGCTTAGGTCTGCAAAGATCCCTTTTGGATATGCAACCGGATCTTTTTATAGGCCTGCATTCTTAAAATTAAAAGACTGTGGACTTCCTTTGGACGTACCTCTTGCAACTGCTTCTTCTTTTTATGAAAGGGAATCCATCGTTCAGTCTGTAGTTGAAGAATCTTGTAAAAAGTATTCTAAAAGTTTTTCCAAGACGATTTGTTTTGGAGACGGGATTTGGGATTCTAAAACCGCTCGAAACTTAGGTTTGGAATTTATTGGTATTACAGAAGATCCAAAACTTCATTCCGAATGGAAGTACCAGAACATACATCATGTATTTCGGGATTATTCAGACGGTCTTTCTATTCTTTCTGCGGTTTTAAGTTTTTGTGACTGAAAACGCATCTAATGTATTTCGATACTGTTGCTTAATACGTATAAACCATCTCCAGGTTAAAAGGCCCCAAGGGATCTTTGGAAATCTGTATAACGCACCACTTTCGTGTTCTGGATCTTCCGGTCTAAAATTTTTCCAAACTGGCACAACAGGTATCTTCTCGAAATTTCTTCCAGCTATATAAAAGGAAACAGTGGTTTCTTTATTTAGTTCCGGCTCTCGGATGACTGGAGAATAAAAACCTTTTCTGGAAAGAGAATAGGCGAGGCTTGGTTCCTCATCTCCTTCTGGTCCCAAATTTACTGAAAGAAATAATGGGATTTTTAAAATTCTCTCTCGGAAGAAAGAAGGGTTGATCATACCTCTAAGTAAGAATAAAAATCCGAGCCATGCGGGATATTCCATAAAGAGTGTGATAAATTCTAAAGAGCTAATATTTGCTAAATAGTATGGGATCCATTCAGGAACGAATAGATAAAAATTCAGGCAGAAGATAGGAACTCCAAATAGGATTACTGAAATAAATGATCTAATTGTAGATAGATCTCTTAATAAAGGGATTTCTTTTATATTCTCTTTGGATTGAGCTGCTCTCAACCAAGAATCATATCTTGAAAATTTGCGGATCATAGAATAATCATCCACATACAAATTTTCTGCCTGTAATAACTCGAATGGAAGCGTCACTTCTGCTTGGACTACGAGTAATTCTAATATTAAAAAAGAAAGTCCTAGGATTAAAGGAATATAAACTGTACCCAGTCCTCCTTGGATTAGTAAAAAATTATAAAGTCCATGAAGGATTACTAAAAAGGAGAATGTAGAGATCAGATCTAAACCGGAAAAATTTCCTTTTCTAGATTGCAGGAATTTTAAAATAAAAAATCCTAATATACCTCCTGAGAAAGTATGCAAAGGTAAAGAAGTACCTGACCTGAGTAAACCCTGCCAAAAATCCAGTTTGAAAGAATAGAATACATTTTCTATACAACCGAAAGAGGCTCCTAAAGTCAGACCGAAATAGAGTCCGTCTGCAAGATTGGTAGAATTTTTTACCTGTTTTAAGAATAGAAAGATTAGAATTGCCTTGGAAGTTTCTTCTGGAATAGCTCCTACAAGCATTGCTTTGGAGAATGCGGAATAATTTTCGAATAGGTCGAATACTCCTACTTCCCAAGCAAGAGCGATCCCTGTTGCGATCATTCCATAAAAAAATGCGAACGTTGTAAATGTAGTTCCTTGTCCGGAGTAATAGGTCTTACGATAAAAGTCCCAATAAAACCAGGCGGCGAGAATCGCAGAGATTGGTTTGCCTAAAAAAATCCAGTTTTCCATTCGCTTTAATAAAAAAGGCGCCGCCTGACAATTTTAAGCGACGCCTTTCAATCCGCAATATTTGTTAAGCGGTGTTAGTGATTTCTATGCTGCTAAACTTTGTTTTTTTCTCAGCAAATAAACTGCGATTCCACCTGCTATGACTAGTCCCAGTGCATAGAAGATCGCAAATTTTTTCACGGAGAGAAACAGATAACCGAGTAGGCTGCTATTACTTGGAACTGGGAATGCTTTGGACTCGTTAGTCACGTTATTATACCAAGTTTTATATTCTTTTCCGCCGGAAGACACCCAAAGATTGAACTCTGAATATCCTGTTTCCGCAGGATTTCTGATATCATATCTTTCATAAGGATATTTCCAAGTTCCAGGAACTAAGATTGCCCAAGGAAATCCTGTGATGTCCAAATATTTATCAGTTCCAAGCAAGTTCTTATACAGTCCAGGAAAATGGATCTCTTGTTTGGTATTGATCACATACGCATAAAGATCGTAAGGGAAGGACCCTAACTTAGCTCTTTCTACAGGAGCATTGAATGTAATCTCTACAGTTGCGATAAATCCAGGTTTGAACACATCACCTGGGTGAGCGTTCTGTCCTCTGATTGTTTTATTAGAATCATCAAAAATTTGGTAACCTGATTTTAAGTTCGCAGCAGTTACATTTACAGTGTTTGTTGCAACTTCTACTTTTCCATCCGCTTGGGTCAGTGTGTAAGTGATAGAAGCGCCTACATCAACAGGTAACTTAATATAAAGCTGATGTCTATAACCTGCACCTTTCGCAACGTGTTGGTATTTTCCTCTAAGCCTTACGATCTTGCCGGAAGAGTTTAGATCTTCTTCATTTTTGAATTGGATCACATAGTCGTTAAAATCTGCATCACCTGGAGAAGGATATAGATCCTCATAAGCGACAGTGAATACTCCCTCTGCAGGGTAAGCAATTTCTGTCGAACGAGTTGCGTCGTTTGGATAAATATCTGTATTATCAGGCACTCCATCTCCATCAGTGTCAGCAACTTGAACTGTAGGAAGATTTACTTCATATCTAATTGTTCTGTTGATCCCAAGGACAGATTGTAAACTGATATACTGAGAAATAGATTCCCCACCAATCGAAATATCTACAGTGATATTTCCTACAGAAGTTGGAACAGTTAATGTTCCGGTCACTTTTCCAGAAGAATCAGAAACTCCTTGGAATAGTATATTATTATTCTCATCATATACTAGAACGGTAGCTCCCGAAACCACATTAGACTTATTATCCAATACAGTAAGATTCAAAGGAATATTGATCGTAGTATTATAGTTAAAGATAGGATCTCCTTTTGGATCTTCTACCACTACTACAGCTACTGTAGGAGTTCCCGAGGAACTGTTGTTTGTATTATCTGAAGAAGATCCCGAATTCCCACTATTAGAAGACCCATTGTTTGCAGTGGAATCCCCAGAGGAAGAATTCGAAGAACCGGAAGATGAGCTACTTGAACCGGAATTACTATTAGAAGAAGTATTATCTCCTGAACCAGAGTTAGAAGAACTGGAACCTGAAGATCCAGAACCGGTACTTCCACTGGAAGAATTACCAGAATTGTTTGCTGTATCAGAAGGAGAAGAACTAGATCCAGAGTTTCCAGAATTGGAATCATTAGAACTTCCTGAATTTCCAGAAGAAGATCCGGATGTATTAGAAGAATCTGATGTATTCGAATTGGAAGAAGTTTGATCAGAAGAATTGTTTGAACCGCCAGTGGAGCCGGATGAACCAGAAGATCCACTATTAGAATTTCCGCTTCCTGAATTAGAATTGGAATCTGATGGGGTAGTGGTTGAACCTCCATTATTATCAGTATTGTCTGCAGGAGGGGTTACTGGATTTCCGGAACCATCTCCTGGAACAAATACTACTCCAGGGCTACCACTGTTTCCCGGAACTCCTCCGGTTGCGGTGTGTTGGCTTCCTAAGAAAAAAAACGGTAGTAATAAGCCATTTTTCTTATGGCTGCAGTTATAAACGAACCCGGCAATCATCGCCAAGGCTAGGAACTTTTTCATGAAGGGTCTCCCCACTCTAATCTCTTTACCTTAGGAGACGGGTGAAAAGGGTTGGTACTACGGTCGATTAGGTTTTTTTCCTATATGAAGAACGCTATTCCCGAATACAAAATTGGTATATCTGACTTTCTCGAAACCTGTTTGTTCCAATTTGGATTTCAAACCTTCTTGGTCAGGATAATATAAAGAAGAAACCGGCAAATAATCGAACATTTCATTTTTGCCCCCCCATAGTACATAACCTAAAAGAGGAACAATTCTAAAAAAATAGAAATCAGCGAATGCTTTTATAAAAGGATTTTTGACCTTTCCCACGTCCAGGTTTGCAAATACTCCGCCAGGTTTGAGTACTCTATAAATTTCTGATAACGCTTTGCCTAGATCATTCACATTTCTCAAACCAAAACCTATGCTGACTGCATCCAGGCTTTCACTTTTCACTTTGGAAAGATTGGTGGCATCTCCCCATTCTATCTTTACTCTGCCTTGGTTGATCGGTGCTTCTAATCTTGTCTTTGCGACTTCTAACATGTTTTCGGAGAAGTCCAGGCTTAGTAAAGATTCCACTCTTTGGGACCTTTCTAGACGAATGGAGATGTCTCCAGTTCCGCAACATAGATCTAAAACTTTGATTGGGCCCTTGGTTTCAGTTTCGATCTCTTCTACCAATTTATTCTTCCAAAATCTATGTAAGAAGAAGCTACTACAATCGTTGAAACGATCATACTTGGAAGCGATCCTGTTGAAATTTACTCGAACGAAATCCGCCTTCGTATCTGAAGAAGGCATTTGAAAAGAGGCCATTTCCCTTAGGATTTTGACGAATCTCTCCGGCGCAAGAGGGATTTGGATTTTTGTTCGGATGACAGAAAGTAGAAGTCCTCGTATTTTGGAGAAACGATGAAAGACCTAGGCTTTCTACAAGGATTGGATTGGGTTTCCAGCCTGATCATCCTTCTTTCCATATGGAATCTCGGAACCTTTATCCATGTATGGAGCATTCTTCCCAAAAGAAAGGAATCCTTAAAACAAAACTTCTTAACTGAAAACAATCCTTCCATCTGGGAAGAAAAACTTTCAGAAGTATTATTTCCCATTGAAACCAAACTTTCCTGGATGAAACATCTGGCAGGAATTTCAACAATGCTTGGACTTTTAGGAACTGTGCTCGGGATCTCTGAAGCATTCTCTTCTTTGCAAGCAGCAGGAACGGTAAGTTTGGATGCATTTGCAGGTGGGATCAAACTTGCACTAGTGACAACGATCTTAGGCTTGTTCGTGGCAATTCCTTCCTTATTCGGGTTTCAATTCTTAAAACATAGATTATTGGACTTAGAAAGAGAAGCTCTATCCTGGTTAAAGATCCCTCCTAGATAAAAACAAATGAGAAAGTCGATTTTAAAGGAAGAAGATCCAGGAATAGACCTGACCAGTTTTATAGACGTAGTATTTATACTTCTGGTGTTCGTAATGTTGGCAGTAAGTTTCCGAAAAGAGATCAGATCTATTCCATTAGAACTTCCTAAAGTAGGACAGGGAGAAGACCCAAAGGGTGAAAGAGTAGAATTTGCACTTTTGCAAGATGGCTCCTATAGAATTGGAGATGAAAAAGTCCAAAGAGCAGGCTTAGAAGAGAAATTAAAACAAGGCCTTGTCAAAGAAAAAGAAGTCCGTTTTTTTGCGGATAAAACTGCAAACTACGAAGAGATCGTAAAAGTATTAGATTTGTTGAGCAGGTCTGGTGCTTCTTCCCTGGAACTTGCTGTCCAAGGCCAGAAATAATATATTAAAGATCTTTTAACTTAGGATTATTCTTGTGACGATCTTTGTCTCTAGTGGAGTTCTTTTCTAAGGTTGCCTTAAAAGCTTCTTCCATGGAAATTCCCATTTGATTTGCCAGACAAGTTAGAACAAAAAGTATATCTCCTAGTTCCTTAGATAGACCTTCCGGATCTTCTCCCTTCTTGAAAGATTGGTCTCCGTATTTCCTAGCTACAAGTCTGGAAAATTCTCCTACTTCTTCCATTAAGATGGCTAGGTTTGTAAGTTCTGAAAAATATTTAACCCCGATGGTTTTGATCCAATCATCTACCGTCTTTTGGGCTTCGTCGAAATTCATTTTGTTTTAGGAAGGTTTCCCTTTTCCTGCAAAAATTCTATCAGAAATCTAGTAGGTTCTGCATAACATCCACCGCTGAGATGATGTGGATCTATGAATTTTTGGCATTTCATTCTGGAACGATATTCTTCCATATCTAATACCAAAGTTTCCGGATATTCTTGGATAAGTTTATCTCTTAATTCTATCCATTCTTGGAAGAACGGAGCGGATCTGACTTTTTCGGAGAATGTAGAATACAGCAATGGAGTCCATAAGATTACTCTAATATGATTCTCTCTCGCTGTTTTTAAGAAATTTCTAAGAAAGTATTCTTGTACTTTAGAACTTTTGAAATTTTTATAAGACTCGTTAAATATTCTTTCTGATTCCGATCCTAATTTATCTTCCGGAGTATTCGCCAAAAGACCATTTGGGATCCCGCCTTTAAATTTATCAGATTCGTTTATCAGAATATTTCGAATGAACACAAGTTGTTGGACTTCCCCTGGATTTTTGATCCTGGAAAAAGCTTCTTTAAATCTTGGGGGGAATACAGAAGTTCGGAAAACTTTTGCTTTTAAAAAACTATCCCATTCATTCGTGGAGAATATATTCCAATACCTTAAGAAAAATGGAAAATCATAAGAATAACGTAATGGGTATCTATTAGCGAAGTCTGTTCCTGAATCAGGATAATATTCTAAAATCGCATAGTCCAAAGGAATTTTTTTAGAAAGAAGTTTTTCCAAAGTGAAATTATGGAAAGAATAAGGTGCAGAAGGCCCTGAAAGGTTATACACGATCAGACCCGGACTTTCTTTTTCAAATTCTACAAGTGAGAATTCTCCCATATGAGAAGTCCCAAAAAATGTAAGGACTTTTTGGTCTTCTTTTTTGGAATCGGTTTCTTTCTTCATGGTAGAAAGAACCTTATCTTTCATATTATAAAAATAATATTCTGCACCAGTTTCAGTGTAAGGTCTTACCTTCTCAGAAGAAAATACCCTGTCCCATACAAGAAGTAGGGCAGCAATCCCAAGAGGGATCCAAAGAATTTTGCGATGTAACAAAGGAATTCTTTTCATAATCTAAAATGCAAAGTAGATGAAATCTTGTCCCTTGCCTGCGTAATTTCCAAAGATCAAAGCTCCGATCAAAAGGAAGGCAAGTAAAAGTTTGGTCCTATTTCTTTGGAACCAAAGAGGATAGCGTGCTGGTGCTTCCGCAGCATGGAAAATAATTCCGCCTATAATATAAGGAATTGCTAAATTGAAAGATAGAGTATTTGCCTGCTCGGGACGAATATGATAGAACCAACTTTCAAAGAAATAAAATGAATCACTTATATTAATAGAACGGAAGAATACAGCTGCGAGAGCAAATAACGAATAGGTCCAAAAAACTCGAACCCAATGGAAAAATTTTCCTGCTGTGGGTAAAATCCTTATACCTTTTCTTTCCAAGGTTCTTTCTACAAATAAGAAGAATCCATGAGAAAGTCCCCAAGCTAAAAAAGTCCAATTGGCTCCATGCCATAAACCACCCAAAGCGAAAGTGATCGTTTGGTTGATATTGGTTCTGGCTTCTGAACCTCTACTTCCACCTAAAGGAATATAGATATAATCTTTAAGCCAAGTGCCGAGAGTTATATGCCATTTTCTCCAAAGTTCGTGGATATTCTTACTGAAGAATGGAGCATTGAAGTTTCTTGGAATATTAAATCCGAATAATAAAGCACAGCCTTTGGCAACATCGGTGTATCCGGAGAAGTCAGAATATACCTGCCAAGTAAATCCTATTGTAGCTAAAAGTAAGGAACCACTTCCGTATTCTCTAGGCCTTAAAAATACAGGATCGATCAAAGTACCTAAATTGTCTGCAATCAGTATCTTCTTACAAGCGCCTAGTCCAATTAGGAATAGTCCTGTAAAGATCGCAGTTTTATGAATTCTCAAATTTTCCAGTCTTGGAAAAAAATCTTTCGCTCTCATGATAGGTCCTGCGACCAATTGAGGGAAAAATAATAAGAACAAAGTAAAATGGAAGAAGTTTGGAAGCTCTTCTACTTTTCCTCGATACACATCTATCACGAATGCCATTACTTGGAATGTATAAAAGCTGATCGCTAAAGGAAGAATGATCCTGAAAGAGAATGTGCTCGTATTGAATAAGGATAAGTTCGTGACGTAGAAAAGATTGTCCGAAACAAAATAAAAATATTTGAATATTCCTAAATTGATCAAGTCGATCAAAACGATGATCGTAAGTAACTTTTTACTTTTTGTTTTAGCAATTGGTTTTAGGAAAAGATAATTTAAGAATATGATTCCTAATAAATGTAAAAGGAAAGGTGGATTCCAAGAAGCGTAAAATACTAGAGATGCTATTAATAGGATCCATTCTCTGTATTTGCGGCTATCCCATGTCCAGTAGAGAACATAAACGATGAGGAAGAATACGAAAAATAAAGTGGAGGTAAAGATCATCTTTATTTCCGGTTTAATCCTAAGATAGAAGGTAAGTCAGCAGAGAATATCGCAGAAAATTTTTCCATTCCAGCCTTATTCAAATGGATTAGATCGTAATAATAATCTCCATTATTCTGACCATCTAAGCTTGCTTGGTAATCAAGCAGGTGAGTGTCTGGATCAATTTTTTGGATCTCTTCTTCCCAAATACGATTTCTGTCAGGGCTTCTCCAATTTTTAATGATCTCACTATAAGGCGCGATCACTCCGATGATCTTGATCTTCTGCCCATTTTCGAGACCTACTTGGCGAATATCATTATGAAGGATTTTTAATCTATGGAAGTAGTTATTCACCTGTTTGGTTCTTTCTACTTTAACTGGAGTTCTTTCTCCTAAACCACAAGTGTCCCAGATCGCCTTTTTATGAAATTGATCTGACCCTGCGGGAGCAGCGATACCATTTCCAGGATTTGTGATCTTCAAACAGGATTTGATATCTTTTACTTCCGGAAACATGCTAATGCTCGGAAGATTTGTATTTTCATGAGGCCAAGGAGTGAGTTTGGCTTCTTTTTTTCTTCTGCTAATATCTTTCAGTCGTTTGGAAGGATCTAGTATAAAATCACGAATATCTCTTCTGTAAGCAATACTTTTGAAAGCCAAGAACCCAAGATCATCATAACGCACATTATAATTGAATTCGTAGATTAAAGGGAATGCTAACCTTCTATCTAACTCTCCGAGCATTGCAAGAGTGTGGATTTGAAGATCTTCTTGGTCCACCCATGGAGTAGAGATTTCTAGTATATGTAAAACGGTATGTACTTTAGGGAATTTAGGAAGAAGGTTACGTACAAGTGCGTCTTGTACTACAAGCTCGGTTCCTTCCATTGCGATGGATTGGATCTTCTCTCCGTAAGGTTCCAGAGTTTCGTTTAAAGTTTTAAGAGAAAGTCCTTGGTGAGCAACAGAAGTCCCAAGAAGAAGGATTGTAGGTTCGAATTCCGGCTTCTTCTCCAAAACATAATCAGTATTTCGGATAACGTTTGCTGCAAAGGAGCCTTTTTTAAGATAAGGCCTATAAACTCCTGTTTGTAGGCATAGATCGAATAACGCCAATATTATAATTGGTATCCAAAAACTTCTTTGACGGATCAAACTGATGTACGGATTCATATTTGCCTTAGAAATCGAAATACAGGAAGTTTTGACCTCCTGCTCCGAAGAACAGAATGATAAATAGATTCGCTGTAACGAATACTCCGAACTTTTTCTTATTTTCCACGATTGTTTCTATTGGGTTTCGAGAGAAATAATAAGATAGAATAAAACAGATCACGAGTAATATTCCGTAATCGTAATTTACAAATGTTTTAATGGAATAGATTCCACCCGGCACTACGAATACAAGAGATTTCATCATTGCCCAAGCGGCTTTCATTGTTTTTGCACGGAAAAGAATAAAGCCGAAAGAAAGGCAGAACATAGTGAAAACCCGAGCGCCGATATCGTAACTCAAACCACCTTTTTCATTTAACCAGATAGCAATTTTGGTTTTGGAATATTCCCTATGAATACCAAGCATAATACCTTGCCAGAGTCCCCATCCAACAAAATGATAAGCTGCTCCGTGCCAGATACCTGCGAATAACCAAGTTATAAAAAGGTTTCTGTATCCTTTTAAAACTCCAACTCTGGAACCACCTAGAGGAATATAAATATAATCTCTGATCCAAGTGGAGAAGGAGATATGCCAACGAGACCAATGGTCCGCAATATTCCTAGCAACCATCGGGAAGTTGAAGTTTGGATCGAATTTGTATCCGAAAAGTCGCGCTGTTCCGATCGCAATATCAGTATAACCTGCAAAATCGAAGTAGATCTGCCAGCCAAAAGCCATTGCTCCCACCCAAATTTCAGCAGGATTTAGAATTTTATAATTATTGAATGTAAAATCTACTACCTTTGCTAGGTTATCAGCAAATACGATCTTCCTAGTAAATCCCATTAAGATCTGTGCAAATGCGATCTGCACATCTTCTGCAGTAACTTTAGGAGTATCATCCAAATCCCTAAAGAAAGTGTGGGCACGAACGATTGGTCCTGCTACTAATTGAGGGAAGAAGGAAACATACAAAGCAAAATCTAAGAATGACTTACGAGCTTCCAGGTTCCTGCGGAATACATCTATGGTATAACTCATGGACTGGAATGTATA
It encodes the following:
- a CDS encoding ExbD/TolR family protein — protein: MRKSILKEEDPGIDLTSFIDVVFILLVFVMLAVSFRKEIRSIPLELPKVGQGEDPKGERVEFALLQDGSYRIGDEKVQRAGLEEKLKQGLVKEKEVRFFADKTANYEEIVKVLDLLSRSGASSLELAVQGQK
- a CDS encoding MotA/TolQ/ExbB proton channel family protein; the encoded protein is MKDLGFLQGLDWVSSLIILLSIWNLGTFIHVWSILPKRKESLKQNFLTENNPSIWEEKLSEVLFPIETKLSWMKHLAGISTMLGLLGTVLGISEAFSSLQAAGTVSLDAFAGGIKLALVTTILGLFVAIPSLFGFQFLKHRLLDLEREALSWLKIPPR
- a CDS encoding LruC domain-containing protein, with translation MKKFLALAMIAGFVYNCSHKKNGLLLPFFFLGSQHTATGGVPGNSGSPGVVFVPGDGSGNPVTPPADNTDNNGGSTTTPSDSNSNSGSGNSNSGSSGSSGSTGGSNNSSDQTSSNSNTSDSSNTSGSSSGNSGSSNDSNSGNSGSSSSPSDTANNSGNSSSGSTGSGSSGSSSSNSGSGDNTSSNSNSGSSSSSSGSSNSSSGDSTANNGSSNSGNSGSSSDNTNNSSSGTPTVAVVVVEDPKGDPIFNYNTTINIPLNLTVLDNKSNVVSGATVLVYDENNNILFQGVSDSSGKVTGTLTVPTSVGNITVDISIGGESISQYISLQSVLGINRTIRYEVNLPTVQVADTDGDGVPDNTDIYPNDATRSTEIAYPAEGVFTVAYEDLYPSPGDADFNDYVIQFKNEEDLNSSGKIVRLRGKYQHVAKGAGYRHQLYIKLPVDVGASITYTLTQADGKVEVATNTVNVTAANLKSGYQIFDDSNKTIRGQNAHPGDVFKPGFIATVEITFNAPVERAKLGSFPYDLYAYVINTKQEIHFPGLYKNLLGTDKYLDITGFPWAILVPGTWKYPYERYDIRNPAETGYSEFNLWVSSGGKEYKTWYNNVTNESKAFPVPSNSSLLGYLFLSVKKFAIFYALGLVIAGGIAVYLLRKKQSLAA
- a CDS encoding DUF1574 family protein, producing the protein MKRIPLLHRKILWIPLGIAALLLVWDRVFSSEKVRPYTETGAEYYFYNMKDKVLSTMKKETDSKKEDQKVLTFFGTSHMGEFSLVEFEKESPGLIVYNLSGPSAPYSFHNFTLEKLLSKKIPLDYAILEYYPDSGTDFANRYPLRYSYDFPFFLRYWNIFSTNEWDSFLKAKVFRTSVFPPRFKEAFSRIKNPGEVQQLVFIRNILINESDKFKGGIPNGLLANTPEDKLGSESERIFNESYKNFKSSKVQEYFLRNFLKTARENHIRVILWTPLLYSTFSEKVRSAPFFQEWIELRDKLIQEYPETLVLDMEEYRSRMKCQKFIDPHHLSGGCYAEPTRFLIEFLQEKGNLPKTK
- a CDS encoding HAD family hydrolase; the encoded protein is MSVLVVFDIDGTLTDTVSLHRKAFHEVLISFGLPGLGSEIKEYKHHTDSSIFKEIYTSFKTDWDEKVSKKFEEELAQNIKEKFQKGISEISGAKVFLERLRSAKIPFGYATGSFYRPAFLKLKDCGLPLDVPLATASSFYERESIVQSVVEESCKKYSKSFSKTICFGDGIWDSKTARNLGLEFIGITEDPKLHSEWKYQNIHHVFRDYSDGLSILSAVLSFCD
- a CDS encoding PrsW family glutamic-type intramembrane protease, producing MENWIFLGKPISAILAAWFYWDFYRKTYYSGQGTTFTTFAFFYGMIATGIALAWEVGVFDLFENYSAFSKAMLVGAIPEETSKAILIFLFLKQVKNSTNLADGLYFGLTLGASFGCIENVFYSFKLDFWQGLLRSGTSLPLHTFSGGILGFFILKFLQSRKGNFSGLDLISTFSFLVILHGLYNFLLIQGGLGTVYIPLILGLSFLILELLVVQAEVTLPFELLQAENLYVDDYSMIRKFSRYDSWLRAAQSKENIKEIPLLRDLSTIRSFISVILFGVPIFCLNFYLFVPEWIPYYLANISSLEFITLFMEYPAWLGFLFLLRGMINPSFFRERILKIPLFLSVNLGPEGDEEPSLAYSLSRKGFYSPVIREPELNKETTVSFYIAGRNFEKIPVVPVWKNFRPEDPEHESGALYRFPKIPWGLLTWRWFIRIKQQYRNTLDAFSVTKT
- a CDS encoding ubiquinone/menaquinone biosynthesis methyltransferase — protein: MPSSDTKADFVRVNFNRIASKYDRFNDCSSFFLHRFWKNKLVEEIETETKGPIKVLDLCCGTGDISIRLERSQRVESLLSLDFSENMLEVAKTRLEAPINQGRVKIEWGDATNLSKVKSESLDAVSIGFGLRNVNDLGKALSEIYRVLKPGGVFANLDVGKVKNPFIKAFADFYFFRIVPLLGYVLWGGKNEMFDYLPVSSLYYPDQEGLKSKLEQTGFEKVRYTNFVFGNSVLHIGKKPNRP
- a CDS encoding MBOAT family O-acyltransferase, which produces MIFTSTLFFVFFLIVYVLYWTWDSRKYREWILLIASLVFYASWNPPFLLHLLGIIFLNYLFLKPIAKTKSKKLLTIIVLIDLINLGIFKYFYFVSDNLFYVTNLSLFNTSTFSFRIILPLAISFYTFQVMAFVIDVYRGKVEELPNFFHFTLFLLFFPQLVAGPIMRAKDFFPRLENLRIHKTAIFTGLFLIGLGACKKILIADNLGTLIDPVFLRPREYGSGSLLLATIGFTWQVYSDFSGYTDVAKGCALLFGFNIPRNFNAPFFSKNIHELWRKWHITLGTWLKDYIYIPLGGSRGSEARTNINQTITFALGGLWHGANWTFLAWGLSHGFFLFVERTLERKGIRILPTAGKFFHWVRVFWTYSLFALAAVFFRSINISDSFYFFESWFYHIRPEQANTLSFNLAIPYIIGGIIFHAAEAPARYPLWFQRNRTKLLLAFLLIGALIFGNYAGKGQDFIYFAF
- a CDS encoding nucleotide pyrophosphohydrolase encodes the protein MNFDEAQKTVDDWIKTIGVKYFSELTNLAILMEEVGEFSRLVARKYGDQSFKKGEDPEGLSKELGDILFVLTCLANQMGISMEEAFKATLEKNSTRDKDRHKNNPKLKDL